One Candidatus Obscuribacterales bacterium genomic window carries:
- a CDS encoding chlorophyll a/b-binding protein, translating to MENQDTKFGFTKFAETWNGRLAMMGFVIGLATELLTGQGILTQIGLM from the coding sequence ATGGAAAACCAAGACACCAAGTTTGGCTTCACAAAGTTTGCAGAAACCTGGAATGGCCGCCTTGCCATGATGGGCTTTGTGATTGGTCTCGCAACTGAACTACTGACCGGTCAAGGCATTCTCACTCAAATTGGCTTGATGTAA
- a CDS encoding potassium channel protein: MSSRLRQEDQRLHNELVLGLLSFFGVTVVGTVGYRVIEGWRWLDAAYMTVITLATVGFSEIQPLSDQGRLFTISLIFMGAVSIAYIANRFTEAIIRGYFQERLRRRSQQRLIDTLSQHYIICGFGRTGQQVALEFAAENIDFVVIDASADALMERGAEDYITIQADATLDETLIQAGIQQAACLVAALPSDAENLYTILSAKTLNPNIRAIARANTAEALKKLQRGGADAVISPYITGGKRMAAAALRPQVMDFVDGILTGSERSFYLEEFLLEPEHCPCIGLTLHQAQLRSQSGALVLAIKRADQTLVPGPTADTALQAGDLLICMGTEEQLRRLNQLMGPIRHRPPRKPRFPSKS, translated from the coding sequence GTGTCGTCGCGGCTTAGGCAAGAGGATCAGCGACTCCATAACGAACTAGTTTTGGGGTTGCTATCGTTTTTTGGAGTGACGGTAGTGGGTACGGTGGGCTACCGGGTGATCGAGGGGTGGCGCTGGCTAGATGCCGCCTATATGACCGTCATCACCCTCGCAACGGTAGGTTTTTCGGAAATTCAGCCCTTGAGCGACCAAGGGCGCTTGTTCACCATTTCTCTGATTTTTATGGGGGCGGTGAGCATTGCCTACATCGCCAATCGATTTACAGAAGCCATCATTCGCGGGTATTTTCAGGAAAGACTGCGACGGCGGAGCCAACAGCGCTTGATCGATACTCTTTCCCAGCACTACATCATTTGCGGATTTGGGCGCACGGGGCAGCAGGTGGCCCTGGAGTTTGCGGCGGAAAATATTGATTTTGTGGTGATTGATGCCAGTGCGGATGCGTTGATGGAGCGAGGCGCAGAAGACTATATCACCATTCAAGCTGATGCTACGTTGGATGAAACGCTCATACAGGCTGGCATCCAACAGGCTGCTTGTTTAGTGGCAGCCCTCCCCTCTGATGCAGAAAATCTCTACACCATCCTGTCTGCCAAGACGCTGAATCCCAACATTCGGGCGATCGCCCGTGCAAACACAGCAGAGGCTCTGAAAAAGCTACAGCGGGGTGGCGCAGATGCGGTGATTTCGCCCTATATTACCGGCGGCAAGCGCATGGCGGCAGCGGCTCTCCGTCCCCAGGTGATGGATTTTGTGGACGGTATTTTGACGGGTTCTGAGCGATCGTTCTACCTGGAGGAATTTCTTCTGGAACCCGAACACTGTCCCTGCATTGGTCTCACTCTCCATCAAGCTCAGTTGCGATCGCAGTCTGGAGCTTTGGTGCTAGCTATTAAACGGGCGGATCAAACCTTGGTGCCCGGGCCCACGGCCGATACGGCGCTGCAAGCTGGAGACCTGTTAATTTGCATGGGCACGGAAGAACAACTGCGGCGGCTGAATCAACTCATGGGGCCGATCCGCCATCGCCCGCCGCGCAAGCCACGCTTTCCGTCCAAGTCCTAG
- a CDS encoding ribosomal protein L7/L12 yields the protein MLSRLRIQQLAIALLLTLGLTSTVLSLQRWREPSLPPAERQELLAALLLLGIAPLAGSAWLGRSLHQTAQTAQDRRLRSIFFESLRLGQGRVNVLMFSMQSHLSGSDAKAYLSDRAREFNATFDVDDSGGLTYCFDLGDYPVALPGAEVTYSVVITAIPDIHRRQVIRVLQKLTGLSWSDVKALAKETPALVKTKASLSLAQELRSHLEAVGATVSILVD from the coding sequence ATGCTGTCTCGCCTACGCATACAACAACTGGCGATTGCCCTGTTGCTCACCCTTGGCCTCACAAGTACGGTGCTGTCGCTGCAGCGCTGGCGAGAACCCTCCCTCCCTCCCGCTGAACGTCAAGAACTGCTGGCTGCCCTACTCTTACTAGGCATCGCTCCCCTAGCTGGTTCGGCATGGCTAGGGCGATCGCTCCACCAAACGGCTCAAACCGCGCAAGACCGTCGGCTGCGATCCATTTTTTTCGAAAGTCTTCGGCTAGGTCAGGGGCGGGTAAATGTTCTCATGTTTTCCATGCAGTCCCATCTCTCCGGCAGTGATGCTAAAGCCTATCTCAGCGATCGCGCCCGGGAATTCAACGCCACCTTTGATGTGGATGACTCAGGAGGGCTCACCTATTGTTTTGATCTGGGCGACTATCCAGTCGCGCTGCCTGGTGCCGAGGTGACCTACAGCGTCGTGATCACGGCGATTCCCGATATCCATCGCCGGCAGGTGATCCGGGTCTTACAAAAGCTCACGGGGCTGAGCTGGAGCGATGTTAAAGCCCTAGCGAAAGAAACCCCTGCCTTGGTGAAAACTAAAGCGTCATTGTCCCTCGCCCAGGAGCTTCGTAGCCACTTGGAAGCTGTTGGTGCAACCGTCAGCATTTTGGTAGACTAA
- a CDS encoding DUF423 domain-containing protein: MSRVFVAIAAILAALDVAGGAFASHALRPQISDRALEIFETGVRYQMYHALALLLIGILLGRAQSGQVLLIVAGSLLLGGIVLFSGSLYLLSFSNILWLGIITPIGGVAFLAGWICLAIAAFTTKFQT; this comes from the coding sequence ATGAGTCGAGTGTTCGTCGCGATCGCCGCTATCTTAGCTGCCCTTGATGTGGCTGGAGGAGCCTTCGCCTCCCATGCTCTCCGTCCCCAGATAAGCGATCGCGCCCTAGAGATTTTTGAAACTGGGGTGCGCTACCAGATGTATCATGCGCTGGCTCTGCTGCTGATTGGCATTTTGCTGGGGCGGGCTCAGTCGGGTCAGGTGCTGTTAATTGTGGCAGGGTCGCTGTTGCTGGGCGGGATCGTGCTCTTCTCCGGCAGCCTATATCTACTCAGCTTTAGCAATATCCTTTGGCTGGGGATCATCACCCCCATCGGCGGCGTTGCCTTTTTAGCTGGCTGGATCTGCTTGGCGATCGCAGCATTCACGACGAAATTTCAAACCTAA